One window from the genome of Cinclus cinclus unplaced genomic scaffold, bCinCin1.1 SCAFFOLD_32, whole genome shotgun sequence encodes:
- the LOC134057349 gene encoding olfactory receptor 14A16-like, translated as QLLHFCLFLGISLAALLANGLIISAVACGHHLHTPMFFFLLNLALTDLGSICTTVPKAMHNSLWHTNNISYSACAAQLFFFVFFISAELSLLTIMCYDRYVSICKPLHYGTLLGSRACAHMAAAAWASAFLYSLLHTANTFSLPLCHGNALGQFFCEIPQILKLSCSHSYLRELGLLAVSVCLVFGCFVFIVFSYVQIFRAVLRIPSEQGRHKAFSTCLPHLAVISLFLSTGFFAYLKPPSISSPSLDLALSVLYSVVPPALNPLIYSLRNQKLKAAVWTLMTGRFQKQ; from the coding sequence cagctcctgcacttctgcctcttcctgggcatctccctggctgccctcctggccaacggcctcatcatcagcgccgtagcctgcggccaccacctgcacacccccatgttcttcttcctgctcaacctggccctcactgacctgggctccatctgcaccactgtccccaaagccatgcacaattccctctggcacaccaacaacatctcctactctgcatgtgctgctcagctctttttctttgtgttcttcatctcagcagagttgtccctcctgaccatcatgtgctacgaccgctacgtgtccatctgcaaacccctgcactacgggaccctcctgggcagcagagcttgtgcccacatggcagcagctgcctgggccagtgcctttctctattccctgctgcacacagccaatacattttccctgcccctgtgccatggcaatgccctgggccagttcttctgtgaaatcccccagatcctcaaactctcctgctcacactcctacctcagggaacttgggcttcTTGCTGTTAGTGTCTGTTTGgtatttggttgttttgtgttcattgttttctcctatgtgcagatcttcagggctgtgctgaggatcccctctgagcagggaaggcacaaagccttttccacctgcctccctcacctggctgtgatctccctgttcctcagcactggtttttttgcctacctgaagcccccctccatctcctccccatccctggatcttgccctgtcagttctgtactcagtggtgcctccagccctgaaccccctcatctacagcctgaggaaccagaagctcaaggctgcagtgtggacactgatgactggaaGGTTTCAGAAACAGTAA